The following coding sequences are from one Saccopteryx bilineata isolate mSacBil1 chromosome 3, mSacBil1_pri_phased_curated, whole genome shotgun sequence window:
- the CASZ1 gene encoding zinc finger protein castor homolog 1 isoform X1 produces the protein MKVDYLSEFGFRLSDYEFGTKERRMDLGTAEGTRCTDPATGKPAMAAKRKGGLKLNAICAKLSRQVVVEKGVEVGTHPEGGPLRPQDKERGAPEAEAARAPRSEEDKRRAVIEKWVNGEYSDEPAPVLARPAREGLELPPEGVYMVQPQGCSDEEDHSEELPKDSSVAEDKDIDRAASKDDSGPSAKHATGEASSLRDYAASTMTEFLGMFGYDDQNTRDELARKISFDKLHAGPTPEAASSSMLPTSEDALSKRARFSKYEEYIRKLKAGEQLSWPAHSTKAEERAGKEAVGPLPGLRLPSNTAHLETKATILPLPSHSSVPMQGLVARASKYDFFIQKLKTGENLRPQNGSTYKKPSKYDLENVKYLHLFKPGEGSPDMGGAIAFKTGKVGRPSKYDVRAIQKPGPAKVPPTPSLAPAPLASVPSAPSATGPGPEPPASLPFNTPEYLKSTFSKTDSITTGTVSTVKNGLPTDKPAVTEDVNIYQKYIARFSGSQHCGHMHCAYQYREHYHCLDPECNFQRFTSKQDVIRHYNMHKKRDNSLQHGFMRFSPLDDCSVYYHGCHLNGKSTHYHCMQVGCNKVYTSTSDVMTHENFHKKNTQLINDGFQRFRATEDCGTADCQFYGQKTTHFHCRRPGCTFTFKNKCDIEKHKSYHIKDDAYAKDGFKKFYKYEECKYEGCVYSKATNHFHCIRAGCGFTFTSTSQMTSHKRKHERRHIRSSGVLGLPPSLLGAKDTEQEESSNDDLVDFSALSSKNSSLSASPTSQQSSASLAAAAAATATAEAVASATKPPNSKISGLLSQGLPGSIPLALALSNSGLSTAASYFPILPGRGSASLPVGTPSLMGAMSSGTAASATPDAPALAASGAGDSAPAPATSVSVPPASLMERISASKGLISPMMARLAAAALKPSATFDPGSGQQAAPARFPPAPVKQEPGENAGAPGPHEASQDRSLDLTVKEPSNESNGHAVPANSSLLSSLMNKMSQGNPNLGSLLHIKAEAEGHPAAESSPFLGKAAKALVPERPSEPWKVYLRRFGTKDFCNAQCDFLHKAHFHCVVEECGALFSTLDGAIKHANFHFRTEGGAVKGNTEAAFPASASETKPSVAPSSPATPPVTTATVSALEGPTPSLAAVPSTPTLLAWKQLASTIPQMPQIPASVPHLPTSPLATTSLENAKPQVKPGFLQFQENDPCLATDCKYANKFHFHCLFGNCKYVCKTSGKAESHCLDHINPNNNLVNVRDQFAYYSLQCLCPNQHCEFRMRGHYHCLRTGCYFVTNITTKLPWHIKKHEKAERRAANGFKYFTKREECGRLGCKYNQVNSHFHCIREGCQFSFLLKHQMTSHARKHMRRMLGKNFDRVPSSQGPPSLLDTETDEYMDYTGCSPGAMSSESSTMDRSCSSTPVGNESTAAGCPAPPPPPPPPPAAAGDQAARVAPPPLLTPSFAPAVLRAPLPALPCLFSPPCLSYSLLSATLGATRGLAHPISSPPVTATPTPIKSDVPLVQDAAGNTISMPTASGAKKRFWIIEDMSPFGKRRKTASSRKMLDEGMMLEGFRRFDLYEDCKDAACQFSLKVTHYHCTRENCGYKFCGRTHMYKHAQHHDRVDNLVLDDFKRFKASLSCHFADCPFSGTSTHFHCLRCRFRCTDSTKVTAHRKHHGKQDVISAAGFCQFSSSADCTVPDCKYKLKCSHFHCTYPGCRHTVVGMSQMDSHKRKHEKQERGEPGAEGPAPGPATGGLDSSLSLGTEPGGSLLFLQTAAASLGLGLGDAGDPGPPDGPGPHDSPGAPAPGPAPGESSQEDEEEELELNEEEADEDEDDDEEDEDDDDDDEDEDDEEEEEDLRTDSEESLPEAGPGARSPEPVAVGAPAPSAPAPASP, from the exons CTGAAGGCACCCGGTGCACCGACCCGGCCACGGGCAAGCCCGCGATGGCAGCCAAGCGCAAAGGCGGCCTGAAGCTCAACGCCATCTGTGCCAAGCTGAGCCGCCAGGTAGTGGTGGAGAAGGGGGTGGAAGTCGGCACCCACCCAGAgggcggccccctgaggcctcaGGACAAAGAGCGTGGCGCCCCCGAGGCGGAGGCGGCCCGGGCCCCACGCAGTGAAGAAGACAAGAGGCGGGCGGTGATTGAAAAGTGGGTCAACGGGGAGTACAGTGACGAGCCTGCGCCCGTGCTGGCGCGGCCCGCCCGCGAGGGCCTGGAGCTGCCGCCCGAGGGCGTCTACATGGTGCAGCCCCAGGGCTGCAGCGACGAGGAGGACCACAGCGAGGAGCTCCCCAAGGACAGCAGCGTGGCAGAGGACAAGGACATAGACAGGGCTGCCTCCAAGGACGACAGCGGCCCCAGTGCCAAGCACGCCACAG GAGAGGCCTCCTCCCTGCGGGACTACGCGGCCTCCACCATGACCGAGTTCCTTGGCATGTTTGGCTACGATGACCAGAACACCAGGGACGAGCTGGCCAGGAAGATCAGCTTCGACAAGCTCCACGCGGGCCCCACGCCCGAAGCGGCCTCCTCTTCCATGCTGCCCACCTCGGAGGACGCCCTCAGCAAGCGGGCACGCTTCTCCAAGTACGAGGAATACATCCGCAAGCTCAAGGCCGGTGAGCAGCTCTCCTGGCCGGCCCACAGCACCAAGGCCGAGGAACGAGCCGGCAAGGAGGCCGTGGGCCCCCTGCCTGGCCTGCGACTGCCCAGCAACACGGCCCACCTGGAGACCAAGGCCACCATCCTACCCCTGCCCTCACACAGCAGCGTCCCCATGCAGGGCCTGGTGGCCCGTGCCTCCAAGTACGACTTCTTCATCCAGAAACTGAAGACGGGCGAGAACCTGCGACCCCAGAATGGGAGCACCTACAAGAAGCCATCTAAGTACGACCTGGAGAATGTCAAGTACTTGCACCTCTTCAAACCCGGGGAGGGCAGCCCCGACATGGGCGGGGCCATCGCCTTCAAGACCGGCAAAGTGGGGCGCCCCTCCAAGTACGACGTCCGGGCCATCCAGAAGCCGGGCCCTGCCAAGGTTCCACCCACGCCCAGCCTGGCTCCTGCTCCCCTCGCCAGTGTGCCCAGTGCACCCAGCGCCACTGGGCCGGGCCCCGAGCCGCCTGCCTCCCTGCCCTTCAACACTCCCGAGTACCTGAAGTCGACCTTCTCCAAAACAGACTCAATCACCACGGGCACCGTCTCCACTGTCAA GAACGGATTGCCCACAGATAAACCAGCTGTCACCGAAGATGTAAACATTTACCAGAAATATATTGCCAG gTTCTCGGGCAGTCAGCACTGCGGCCACATGCACTGCGCCTACCAGTACCGCGAACACTACCACTGCCTCGACCCTGAGTGCAACTTCCAG AGGTTCACGAGCAAGCAGGACGTGATCCGGCACTACAACATGCACAAGAAGCGGGACAACTCGCTGCAGCACGGCTTCATGCGCTTCAGCCCGCTGGACGACTGCAGCGTCTACTACCACGGCTGCCACCTCAACGGGAAGAGCACCCACTACCACTGCATGCAG GTGGGCTGTAACAAGGTGTACACCAGCACGTCGGACGTGATGACGCACGAGAACTTCCACAAGAAGAACACCCAGCTCATCAACGATGGCTTCCAGCGCTTCCGAGCCACCGAGGACTGCGGCACGGCCGACTGCCAGTTCTATGGGCAGAAGACCACACACTTCCACTGCAG GCGCCCTGGCTGCACATTCACTTTCAAGAACAAGTGTGACATCGAGAAGCACAAGAGCTACCACATCAAGGATGACGCCTATGCCAAAGACGGCTTCAAGAAGTTCTACAAGTACGAGGAGTGCAAGTACGAGGGCTGCGTGTACAGCAAGGCCACCAACCACTTCCACTGCATCCGCGCGGGCTGCGGCTTCACCTTCACCTCCACCAGCCAGATGACCTCGCACAAGCGCAAGCACGAGCGCCGGCACATCCGCTCCTCCGGCGTGTTGGGCCTGCCGCCCTCGCTGCTGGGCGCCAAGGACACCGAGCAAGAGGAGTCCAGCAACGATGACCTGGTGGACTTCTCTGCCCTGAGCAGCAAGAACTCCAGCCTGAGCGCCTCCCCCACCAGCCAGCAGTCCTCCGCCTCCCTGGCCGCTGCCGCCGCTGCCACAGCCACCGCTGAGGCTGTGGCCAGCGCCACCAAGCCTCCCAACAGCAAGATCTCCGGGCTGCTGTCCCAGGGCCTGCCCGGCTCCATCCCTCTGGCACTGGCCCTCTCCAACTCGGGCCTGTCCACCGCTGCCTCCTACTTCCCCATCCTTCCGGGCCGGGGGAGCGCCTCCCTGCCTGTGGGCACCCCCAGCCTAATGGGAGCCATGTCATCTGGGACAGCAGCCTCCGCAACCCCTGATGCGCCCGCTCTGGCCGCCTCGGGAGCTGGTGACTCGGCCCCTGCACCTGCCACCTCTGTCTCGGTGCCCCCCGCCTCCCTCATGGAGAGGATCTCCGCAAGCAAGGGCCTCATCTCGCCCATGATGGCCAGGCTGGCCGCGGCCGCCCTCAAGCCCTCTGCCACCTTTGATCCAG GAAGTGGGCAGCAAGCCGCCCCTGCCAGGTTTCCCCCTGCCCCGGTGAAGCAGGAGCCCGGTGAGAACGCTGGTGCCCCCGGGCCCCATGAGGCCTCCCAGGACCGCAGTTTAGACCTGACTGTGAAGGAGCCCAG TAATGAATCAAATGGCCACGCAGTCCCGGCAAATTCATCTCTTTTATCCTCGCTTATGAATAAG ATGTCTCAGGGCAACCCCAACCTTGGCAGCCTATTGCACATCAAGGCGGAAGCAGAGGGGCACCCGGCTGCAGAGTCCTCGCCCTTCCTGGGCAAGGCCGCGAAGGCGCTGGTTCCGGAGAGGCCGTCAGAACCCTGGAAGGTGTACCTGCGCAG GTTTGGTACCAAGGACTTCTGCAACGCCCAGTGCGACTTCCTGCACAAGGCCCACTTCCACTGCGTGGTGGAGGAGTGCGGCGCGCTTTTCAGCACCCTGGATGGGGCCATCAAGCATGCCAA CTTCCACTTCcggacagagggaggagctgtgaaaggaaacacagaggccgCCTTCCCAGCCTCGGCCTCCGAGACCAAACCTTCCGTGGCCCCCTCGTCCCCTGCAACGCCTCCCGTCACCACGGCCACGGTTTCCGCTCTGGAGGGGCCCACTCCCAGCCTGGCTGCggtgccctccacccccaccctgctcGCCTGGAAGCAGCTGGCTTCCACCATACCCCAGATGCCTCAGATTCCAGCGTCAGTGCCTCACCTGCCCACTTCGCCCTTGGCAACGACTTCTCTCGAAAACGCCAAGCCCCAGGTCAAACCCGGATTCCTCCAGTTCCAGGAGAA CGATCCTTGCCTCGCAACGGACTGCAAGTATGCCAATAAGTTCCACTTCCACTGTCTCTTTGGGAACTGCAAGTACGTCTGCAAAACCTCCGGCAAGGCCGAGTCCCACTGCCTGGACCACATCAACCCCAACAACAACCTGGTGAACGTGCGAGACCAGTTTGCTTACTACTCCCTGCAGTGTCTCTGCCCCAACCAG cACTGCGAGTTCCGGATGCGCGGGCACTACCACTGTCTCCGCACCGGCTGCTACTTTGTGACCAACATCACCACCAAGCTGCCGTGGCACATAAAGAAGCACGAGAAAGCCGAGCGGCGGGCGGCCAATGGGTTCAAGTATTTCACCAAGCGTGAGGAGTGCGGCCGGCTAG GCTGCAAGTACAACCAGGTGAACAGCCACTTCCACTGCATCCGGGAGGGCTGCCAGTTCTCCTTCCTCCTCAAACACCAGATGACCTCCCACGCCCGCAAGCACATGCGCAGGATGCTGGGGAAGAACTTCGACCGGGTGCCCTCCTCCCAG GGCCCCCCGAGCCTGCTGGACACTGAGACAGATGAGTACATGGATTACACCGGCTGCAGCCCGGGCGCCATGTCCTCTGAGTCGTCCACCATGGACCGAAGCTGCTCCAGCACCCCCGTGGGCAACGAGAGCACAGCAGCAG gctgcccggctcctcctcctcctcctcctcctcctcctgctgccgcTGGCGACCAGGCTGCCCGCGTGGCTCCACCGCCCCTGCTGACCCCATCCTTTGCCCCGGCCGTGCTCCGGGcgcccctccccgccctcccATGCCTCTTCTCTCCACCCTGTCTCTCATACTCTCTGCTCAGTGCCACTCTCGGAGCCACCCGGGGCCTGGCCCACCCCATCAGCAGCCCGCCCGTCACTGCCACTCCAACTCCAATAAAAAGTGACGTCCCCCTAGTTCAGGATGCTGCAG GGAACACCATCTCCATGCCGACAGCCTCAGGGGCGAAAAAGCGCTTCTGGATCATTGAGGATATGTCGCCCTTCGGAAAGCGGCGCAAGACAGCCTCCTCCCGCAAGATGCTGGACGAGGGCATGATGCTGGAGGGCTTCCGGCGCTTTGACCTCTACGAGGACTGCAAGGATGCGGCCTGCCAGTTCTCGCTCAAGGTCACCCACTACCACTGCACGCGTGAAAACTGCGGCTACAAGTTCTGCGGGCGCACGCACATGTACAAGCACGCGCAGCACCATGACCGCGTGGACAACCTCGTGCTGGACGACTTCAAGCGCTTCAAGGCCTCGCTCAGCTGCCACTTCGCCGACTGCCCCTTCTCGGGCACCAGCACCCACTTCCACTGCCTGCGCTGCCGCTTCCGCTGCACCGACAGCACCAAGGTCACGGCACACCGCAAGCACCATGGCAAGCAGGACGTGATCAGCGCGGCCGGCTTCTGCCAGTTCAGCTCGAGCGCCGACTGCACCGTGCCCGACTGCAAGTACAAGCTCAAGTGCTCGCACTTCCACTGCACCTACCCCGGCTGCCGCCACACGGTCGTGGGCATGTCCCAGATGGACTCGCACAAGCGCAAGCACGAGAAGCAGGAGCGAGGCGAGCCCGGCGCCGAGGGCCCCGCGCCCGGCCCGGCCACTGGGGGCCTGGACAGCTCGCTTTCGCTGGGCACTGAGCCTGGGGGCTCTCTGCTCTTCTTGCAGACGGCTGCCGCGAGCCTGGGGCTGGGGTTGGGCGACGCGGGGGACCCTGGCCCTCCTGATGGCCCTGGGCCCCACGACAGCCCCGGGGCGCCCGCGCCCGGCCCCGCGCCTGGGGAGTCGTCgcaggaggacgaggaggaggagttgGAGCTGAATGAGGAGGAGGCGGACGAGGATGAGGACGACGACGAAGAGGACGAGGACGACGATGACGACGACGAGGACGAGGacgatgaggaggaggaggaggacctgcGCACCGACTCAGAGGAGTCGCTGCCTGAGGCGGGGCCGGGGGCGCGGAGCCCAGAGCCAGTGGCTGTGGGCGCCCCCGCGCCCTCCGCGCCGGCCCCAGCCTCGCCCTAG
- the CASZ1 gene encoding zinc finger protein castor homolog 1 isoform X3: protein MDLGTAEGTRCTDPATGKPAMAAKRKGGLKLNAICAKLSRQVVVEKGVEVGTHPEGGPLRPQDKERGAPEAEAARAPRSEEDKRRAVIEKWVNGEYSDEPAPVLARPAREGLELPPEGVYMVQPQGCSDEEDHSEELPKDSSVAEDKDIDRAASKDDSGPSAKHATGEASSLRDYAASTMTEFLGMFGYDDQNTRDELARKISFDKLHAGPTPEAASSSMLPTSEDALSKRARFSKYEEYIRKLKAGEQLSWPAHSTKAEERAGKEAVGPLPGLRLPSNTAHLETKATILPLPSHSSVPMQGLVARASKYDFFIQKLKTGENLRPQNGSTYKKPSKYDLENVKYLHLFKPGEGSPDMGGAIAFKTGKVGRPSKYDVRAIQKPGPAKVPPTPSLAPAPLASVPSAPSATGPGPEPPASLPFNTPEYLKSTFSKTDSITTGTVSTVKNGLPTDKPAVTEDVNIYQKYIARFSGSQHCGHMHCAYQYREHYHCLDPECNFQRFTSKQDVIRHYNMHKKRDNSLQHGFMRFSPLDDCSVYYHGCHLNGKSTHYHCMQVGCNKVYTSTSDVMTHENFHKKNTQLINDGFQRFRATEDCGTADCQFYGQKTTHFHCRRPGCTFTFKNKCDIEKHKSYHIKDDAYAKDGFKKFYKYEECKYEGCVYSKATNHFHCIRAGCGFTFTSTSQMTSHKRKHERRHIRSSGVLGLPPSLLGAKDTEQEESSNDDLVDFSALSSKNSSLSASPTSQQSSASLAAAAAATATAEAVASATKPPNSKISGLLSQGLPGSIPLALALSNSGLSTAASYFPILPGRGSASLPVGTPSLMGAMSSGTAASATPDAPALAASGAGDSAPAPATSVSVPPASLMERISASKGLISPMMARLAAAALKPSATFDPGSGQQAAPARFPPAPVKQEPGENAGAPGPHEASQDRSLDLTVKEPSNESNGHAVPANSSLLSSLMNKMSQGNPNLGSLLHIKAEAEGHPAAESSPFLGKAAKALVPERPSEPWKVYLRRFGTKDFCNAQCDFLHKAHFHCVVEECGALFSTLDGAIKHANFHFRTEGGAVKGNTEAAFPASASETKPSVAPSSPATPPVTTATVSALEGPTPSLAAVPSTPTLLAWKQLASTIPQMPQIPASVPHLPTSPLATTSLENAKPQVKPGFLQFQENDPCLATDCKYANKFHFHCLFGNCKYVCKTSGKAESHCLDHINPNNNLVNVRDQFAYYSLQCLCPNQHCEFRMRGHYHCLRTGCYFVTNITTKLPWHIKKHEKAERRAANGFKYFTKREECGRLGCKYNQVNSHFHCIREGCQFSFLLKHQMTSHARKHMRRMLGKNFDRVPSSQGPPSLLDTETDEYMDYTGCSPGAMSSESSTMDRSCSSTPVGNESTAAGCPAPPPPPPPPPAAAGDQAARVAPPPLLTPSFAPAVLRAPLPALPCLFSPPCLSYSLLSATLGATRGLAHPISSPPVTATPTPIKSDVPLVQDAAGNTISMPTASGAKKRFWIIEDMSPFGKRRKTASSRKMLDEGMMLEGFRRFDLYEDCKDAACQFSLKVTHYHCTRENCGYKFCGRTHMYKHAQHHDRVDNLVLDDFKRFKASLSCHFADCPFSGTSTHFHCLRCRFRCTDSTKVTAHRKHHGKQDVISAAGFCQFSSSADCTVPDCKYKLKCSHFHCTYPGCRHTVVGMSQMDSHKRKHEKQERGEPGAEGPAPGPATGGLDSSLSLGTEPGGSLLFLQTAAASLGLGLGDAGDPGPPDGPGPHDSPGAPAPGPAPGESSQEDEEEELELNEEEADEDEDDDEEDEDDDDDDEDEDDEEEEEDLRTDSEESLPEAGPGARSPEPVAVGAPAPSAPAPASP, encoded by the exons CTGAAGGCACCCGGTGCACCGACCCGGCCACGGGCAAGCCCGCGATGGCAGCCAAGCGCAAAGGCGGCCTGAAGCTCAACGCCATCTGTGCCAAGCTGAGCCGCCAGGTAGTGGTGGAGAAGGGGGTGGAAGTCGGCACCCACCCAGAgggcggccccctgaggcctcaGGACAAAGAGCGTGGCGCCCCCGAGGCGGAGGCGGCCCGGGCCCCACGCAGTGAAGAAGACAAGAGGCGGGCGGTGATTGAAAAGTGGGTCAACGGGGAGTACAGTGACGAGCCTGCGCCCGTGCTGGCGCGGCCCGCCCGCGAGGGCCTGGAGCTGCCGCCCGAGGGCGTCTACATGGTGCAGCCCCAGGGCTGCAGCGACGAGGAGGACCACAGCGAGGAGCTCCCCAAGGACAGCAGCGTGGCAGAGGACAAGGACATAGACAGGGCTGCCTCCAAGGACGACAGCGGCCCCAGTGCCAAGCACGCCACAG GAGAGGCCTCCTCCCTGCGGGACTACGCGGCCTCCACCATGACCGAGTTCCTTGGCATGTTTGGCTACGATGACCAGAACACCAGGGACGAGCTGGCCAGGAAGATCAGCTTCGACAAGCTCCACGCGGGCCCCACGCCCGAAGCGGCCTCCTCTTCCATGCTGCCCACCTCGGAGGACGCCCTCAGCAAGCGGGCACGCTTCTCCAAGTACGAGGAATACATCCGCAAGCTCAAGGCCGGTGAGCAGCTCTCCTGGCCGGCCCACAGCACCAAGGCCGAGGAACGAGCCGGCAAGGAGGCCGTGGGCCCCCTGCCTGGCCTGCGACTGCCCAGCAACACGGCCCACCTGGAGACCAAGGCCACCATCCTACCCCTGCCCTCACACAGCAGCGTCCCCATGCAGGGCCTGGTGGCCCGTGCCTCCAAGTACGACTTCTTCATCCAGAAACTGAAGACGGGCGAGAACCTGCGACCCCAGAATGGGAGCACCTACAAGAAGCCATCTAAGTACGACCTGGAGAATGTCAAGTACTTGCACCTCTTCAAACCCGGGGAGGGCAGCCCCGACATGGGCGGGGCCATCGCCTTCAAGACCGGCAAAGTGGGGCGCCCCTCCAAGTACGACGTCCGGGCCATCCAGAAGCCGGGCCCTGCCAAGGTTCCACCCACGCCCAGCCTGGCTCCTGCTCCCCTCGCCAGTGTGCCCAGTGCACCCAGCGCCACTGGGCCGGGCCCCGAGCCGCCTGCCTCCCTGCCCTTCAACACTCCCGAGTACCTGAAGTCGACCTTCTCCAAAACAGACTCAATCACCACGGGCACCGTCTCCACTGTCAA GAACGGATTGCCCACAGATAAACCAGCTGTCACCGAAGATGTAAACATTTACCAGAAATATATTGCCAG gTTCTCGGGCAGTCAGCACTGCGGCCACATGCACTGCGCCTACCAGTACCGCGAACACTACCACTGCCTCGACCCTGAGTGCAACTTCCAG AGGTTCACGAGCAAGCAGGACGTGATCCGGCACTACAACATGCACAAGAAGCGGGACAACTCGCTGCAGCACGGCTTCATGCGCTTCAGCCCGCTGGACGACTGCAGCGTCTACTACCACGGCTGCCACCTCAACGGGAAGAGCACCCACTACCACTGCATGCAG GTGGGCTGTAACAAGGTGTACACCAGCACGTCGGACGTGATGACGCACGAGAACTTCCACAAGAAGAACACCCAGCTCATCAACGATGGCTTCCAGCGCTTCCGAGCCACCGAGGACTGCGGCACGGCCGACTGCCAGTTCTATGGGCAGAAGACCACACACTTCCACTGCAG GCGCCCTGGCTGCACATTCACTTTCAAGAACAAGTGTGACATCGAGAAGCACAAGAGCTACCACATCAAGGATGACGCCTATGCCAAAGACGGCTTCAAGAAGTTCTACAAGTACGAGGAGTGCAAGTACGAGGGCTGCGTGTACAGCAAGGCCACCAACCACTTCCACTGCATCCGCGCGGGCTGCGGCTTCACCTTCACCTCCACCAGCCAGATGACCTCGCACAAGCGCAAGCACGAGCGCCGGCACATCCGCTCCTCCGGCGTGTTGGGCCTGCCGCCCTCGCTGCTGGGCGCCAAGGACACCGAGCAAGAGGAGTCCAGCAACGATGACCTGGTGGACTTCTCTGCCCTGAGCAGCAAGAACTCCAGCCTGAGCGCCTCCCCCACCAGCCAGCAGTCCTCCGCCTCCCTGGCCGCTGCCGCCGCTGCCACAGCCACCGCTGAGGCTGTGGCCAGCGCCACCAAGCCTCCCAACAGCAAGATCTCCGGGCTGCTGTCCCAGGGCCTGCCCGGCTCCATCCCTCTGGCACTGGCCCTCTCCAACTCGGGCCTGTCCACCGCTGCCTCCTACTTCCCCATCCTTCCGGGCCGGGGGAGCGCCTCCCTGCCTGTGGGCACCCCCAGCCTAATGGGAGCCATGTCATCTGGGACAGCAGCCTCCGCAACCCCTGATGCGCCCGCTCTGGCCGCCTCGGGAGCTGGTGACTCGGCCCCTGCACCTGCCACCTCTGTCTCGGTGCCCCCCGCCTCCCTCATGGAGAGGATCTCCGCAAGCAAGGGCCTCATCTCGCCCATGATGGCCAGGCTGGCCGCGGCCGCCCTCAAGCCCTCTGCCACCTTTGATCCAG GAAGTGGGCAGCAAGCCGCCCCTGCCAGGTTTCCCCCTGCCCCGGTGAAGCAGGAGCCCGGTGAGAACGCTGGTGCCCCCGGGCCCCATGAGGCCTCCCAGGACCGCAGTTTAGACCTGACTGTGAAGGAGCCCAG TAATGAATCAAATGGCCACGCAGTCCCGGCAAATTCATCTCTTTTATCCTCGCTTATGAATAAG ATGTCTCAGGGCAACCCCAACCTTGGCAGCCTATTGCACATCAAGGCGGAAGCAGAGGGGCACCCGGCTGCAGAGTCCTCGCCCTTCCTGGGCAAGGCCGCGAAGGCGCTGGTTCCGGAGAGGCCGTCAGAACCCTGGAAGGTGTACCTGCGCAG GTTTGGTACCAAGGACTTCTGCAACGCCCAGTGCGACTTCCTGCACAAGGCCCACTTCCACTGCGTGGTGGAGGAGTGCGGCGCGCTTTTCAGCACCCTGGATGGGGCCATCAAGCATGCCAA CTTCCACTTCcggacagagggaggagctgtgaaaggaaacacagaggccgCCTTCCCAGCCTCGGCCTCCGAGACCAAACCTTCCGTGGCCCCCTCGTCCCCTGCAACGCCTCCCGTCACCACGGCCACGGTTTCCGCTCTGGAGGGGCCCACTCCCAGCCTGGCTGCggtgccctccacccccaccctgctcGCCTGGAAGCAGCTGGCTTCCACCATACCCCAGATGCCTCAGATTCCAGCGTCAGTGCCTCACCTGCCCACTTCGCCCTTGGCAACGACTTCTCTCGAAAACGCCAAGCCCCAGGTCAAACCCGGATTCCTCCAGTTCCAGGAGAA CGATCCTTGCCTCGCAACGGACTGCAAGTATGCCAATAAGTTCCACTTCCACTGTCTCTTTGGGAACTGCAAGTACGTCTGCAAAACCTCCGGCAAGGCCGAGTCCCACTGCCTGGACCACATCAACCCCAACAACAACCTGGTGAACGTGCGAGACCAGTTTGCTTACTACTCCCTGCAGTGTCTCTGCCCCAACCAG cACTGCGAGTTCCGGATGCGCGGGCACTACCACTGTCTCCGCACCGGCTGCTACTTTGTGACCAACATCACCACCAAGCTGCCGTGGCACATAAAGAAGCACGAGAAAGCCGAGCGGCGGGCGGCCAATGGGTTCAAGTATTTCACCAAGCGTGAGGAGTGCGGCCGGCTAG GCTGCAAGTACAACCAGGTGAACAGCCACTTCCACTGCATCCGGGAGGGCTGCCAGTTCTCCTTCCTCCTCAAACACCAGATGACCTCCCACGCCCGCAAGCACATGCGCAGGATGCTGGGGAAGAACTTCGACCGGGTGCCCTCCTCCCAG GGCCCCCCGAGCCTGCTGGACACTGAGACAGATGAGTACATGGATTACACCGGCTGCAGCCCGGGCGCCATGTCCTCTGAGTCGTCCACCATGGACCGAAGCTGCTCCAGCACCCCCGTGGGCAACGAGAGCACAGCAGCAG gctgcccggctcctcctcctcctcctcctcctcctcctgctgccgcTGGCGACCAGGCTGCCCGCGTGGCTCCACCGCCCCTGCTGACCCCATCCTTTGCCCCGGCCGTGCTCCGGGcgcccctccccgccctcccATGCCTCTTCTCTCCACCCTGTCTCTCATACTCTCTGCTCAGTGCCACTCTCGGAGCCACCCGGGGCCTGGCCCACCCCATCAGCAGCCCGCCCGTCACTGCCACTCCAACTCCAATAAAAAGTGACGTCCCCCTAGTTCAGGATGCTGCAG GGAACACCATCTCCATGCCGACAGCCTCAGGGGCGAAAAAGCGCTTCTGGATCATTGAGGATATGTCGCCCTTCGGAAAGCGGCGCAAGACAGCCTCCTCCCGCAAGATGCTGGACGAGGGCATGATGCTGGAGGGCTTCCGGCGCTTTGACCTCTACGAGGACTGCAAGGATGCGGCCTGCCAGTTCTCGCTCAAGGTCACCCACTACCACTGCACGCGTGAAAACTGCGGCTACAAGTTCTGCGGGCGCACGCACATGTACAAGCACGCGCAGCACCATGACCGCGTGGACAACCTCGTGCTGGACGACTTCAAGCGCTTCAAGGCCTCGCTCAGCTGCCACTTCGCCGACTGCCCCTTCTCGGGCACCAGCACCCACTTCCACTGCCTGCGCTGCCGCTTCCGCTGCACCGACAGCACCAAGGTCACGGCACACCGCAAGCACCATGGCAAGCAGGACGTGATCAGCGCGGCCGGCTTCTGCCAGTTCAGCTCGAGCGCCGACTGCACCGTGCCCGACTGCAAGTACAAGCTCAAGTGCTCGCACTTCCACTGCACCTACCCCGGCTGCCGCCACACGGTCGTGGGCATGTCCCAGATGGACTCGCACAAGCGCAAGCACGAGAAGCAGGAGCGAGGCGAGCCCGGCGCCGAGGGCCCCGCGCCCGGCCCGGCCACTGGGGGCCTGGACAGCTCGCTTTCGCTGGGCACTGAGCCTGGGGGCTCTCTGCTCTTCTTGCAGACGGCTGCCGCGAGCCTGGGGCTGGGGTTGGGCGACGCGGGGGACCCTGGCCCTCCTGATGGCCCTGGGCCCCACGACAGCCCCGGGGCGCCCGCGCCCGGCCCCGCGCCTGGGGAGTCGTCgcaggaggacgaggaggaggagttgGAGCTGAATGAGGAGGAGGCGGACGAGGATGAGGACGACGACGAAGAGGACGAGGACGACGATGACGACGACGAGGACGAGGacgatgaggaggaggaggaggacctgcGCACCGACTCAGAGGAGTCGCTGCCTGAGGCGGGGCCGGGGGCGCGGAGCCCAGAGCCAGTGGCTGTGGGCGCCCCCGCGCCCTCCGCGCCGGCCCCAGCCTCGCCCTAG